Genomic DNA from Erythrobacter aureus:
CAGCACGCTACGTGCCCGCAACCGTGCTTCTGTATCGACGATGCGTTTGGACAGGTCCTCGCCCTCGATCGAGGAGGAAACAAGCTCGCCATCGACTTTGCCGCTCGCATTGGCGAGGTCCTTGCCGAAGCTGCGGGCATCGCGGGCGCGCACGGCCAGCGTCAGGCTGCCATAGGCGTAGTCGCCCTCGTTCTCCGCCTGGTCCATGGAGATGATGCGGCACACGTCCGGCCCCTTGGCCTCGCACATGTCGGCGTGACGTTCCTGCAGGGGGCGGATCGCGTTGGAAGGGAGGCGGAAGCCGTAGGCATAGCGATAGGCGACCTGCGGCCTGCCCACCGGGATCTCGCCGCCGCCGGAGATGGTATCACTGGCTTCGCCCTCGGAGGCCTGGGATGCCATCGCCGGCGGGGGAGGCGGTGCAGCCATTTCATAGCTGGCCGCATCCGCCGCCTCGATGTCCATCGTCGTCACGCGTTCGACGGTATCGCTTTCGGCGCCGCTGCACGCAGCCAGAACCAGCAATAATGCGGACCCAGCAAGCAAACGTTTCCTCATGATTCTCTCCTCTTCCTTTACCCATCCAGGTTGCGCCTTATTTTCGCCACAATATTAACACAATCAAAACACATTTCCCATCAATGTTACAACGTGACAAAAGCGGCCCAGGCAAGGGGTGGAGAAATCCGCGAGCGCGCTTCACGCAATAAGCCCCGCCGCATCGCTGCGACGGGGCTTCTCGCTGTGAAGAGTATTCGGTTGTTTAGGCGGTTTCGAGCTCGCGCTTGTCGACGCTCTCGCCCAGCATTTCGATCAACGCCTTGCTAAAGGCGGGAATATCGTCGGGATTGCGGCTGGTTATGAGGTTGCCGTCGACGGTGGCCTCTTCATCGACCACCTTCGCGCCCGCATTCTTGAGATCGGTGCGGATCGAGGGCCAGCCGGTCACGGTCTTGCCGTCGATCAGGCCCGCCTCGGCGAGCAGCCAGGGAGCGTGGCAGATCGCGGCGATCGGTTTGTTCGCCATGCCGAATTCGCGGACGATGGCGACGGCGCGCTCGTTCATGCGCAGGATATCGGGGTTCATCTGTCCGCCGGGGAGCAGCAATGCATCATAGCCTTCGCAGCTCGACACCTCGTCGACCGTCTTGTCGACCGCGACGCTTTCGCCCCAGTCCTTGTCCTGCCAGCCCTTGATCTCTCCGCTTTCGAGGCTGACCACTTCGGTTTCGATACCGGCGTTCTCGAGGTTGGCCTTGGGTTTCATCAGCTCCGATTGTTCGAAGCCATCGGTAGCGAGGATCATCACGCGCTTGGTCATAGTGTAACTCCTTGATTTCGTGTTGCCTGTCCAACGGTTGGCGCGCAGCGCACGTTCCGCCGTGACAGCCGAGGCGTGGCGGTGGTAGGGCGGGTCGAAGATGGCCGCGCGATCCGGCCTGTTTCCTATCTGGAGTGTAAGAAAATGAGCCTGCGCGATAAGGTGCGCCAGCTGGTCGAGACACGCGCGTTCGAGCGTTTCATCATCGCGGTTATCGTCATCAACGCGATCGGGCTCGGCCTGGAGACCTCGCCTGCGATTATGGCGCGGTTCGGATCCGTTCTCGTGGCGCTCGATGCGATCGCGCTCGGTATTTTCGTGGTCGAGCTGACACTCAAGCTCTTCGCCTATGGCTGGCGCTTCTTCCGCAATGGCTGGAACGTGTTCGACCTCGCCATCGTGACTGTCGCGCTCATGCCGGCAGCGGGCGCATTCTCGGTCCTGCGTGCGCTGCGTATCCTGCGTGCGCTGCGCCTGATTTCGGTGGTGCCGAGCATGCGCAAGGTTATCATCGGATTGTTCAGCGCCATTCCCAGCATCGGCACGGTCATCGTGATGCTGCTGCTCCTGTTCTACATCAGCGCGGTGATGGCGACGAAGCTGTTCGGCGGGGCATTCCCCGAATGGTTCGGCAATCTGGGAGCCTCGCTCTATTCGCTATTCCAGATCATGACGCTGGAAAGCTGGTCGATGGGCATCGTGCGGCCGGTGATGGAGGTTTTCCCCTACGCCTGGGCTTTTTTCGTGCCCTTTATCCTTCTGACCAGCTTCATCGTCCTCAACCTTTTCATCGGTGTGATCGTCAACGCGATGGCGGAGGCGACCGAAGACGAAGCGCATGACGAACGCGAGGAGATCCTGCGGGAGCTCAAGGGCCTGCGCGAAGACATAGCCGGTCTTAAAAGAGGTGAGGATTAAGCCCCGCTTTTTGCTCAGCGGCCTCCCGCAGGGCCGAGCGCCTTGCTAGGGAGGTCGAATGGCCGATGTGACCGATATTCCCGATTCCGATCCGTTCGACACGATTGTCGACGCGCCTTTCGACAGCGCGCTGTCCGAACGCTACCTCGTCTATGCGCTTTCGACGATTACCGCACGTTCGCTGCCCGATCTTCGCGACGGGTTGAAGCCGGTCCATCGCCGCCTTTTGTGGACGATGCGCCAGCTAAAGCTCGATCCCACGAGCGGCTTCAAGAAATCGGCGCGTGTGGTCGGGGAAGTCATCGGTAAGTATCATCCGCATGGCGATACGGCTGCCTATGATGCGATGGTCCGCCTCGCGCAGGATTTCGCGCTGCGCTATCCGCTGGTGGAAGGGCAGGGCAATTTCGGTAATATCGACGGCGATAACGCCGCTGCCTATCGCTATACCGAAGCGCGCCTGACCAAGACGGCGATGCGCCTGATGGAGGGCCTCGACGCCGGTACGGTCGACTTCATCCCGACCTACAATAACGAGGAAGAAGAGCCGGAGATCATGCCGGGCCTCTTCCCCAATCTGCTGGCCAATGGCGCGAGCGGGATTGCCGTGGGCATGGCGACCAACATCCCTTCGCACAATGTCGCCGAAATCGTCGATGCGACGCTGGAGGTGATCGACAATCCGCATGTCGAACACGCACGGCTGATGGAACTGTTCAAGGGGCCGGACTTTGCCACCGGCGGGATCGTGGCCGAAAGCGCCGAGACGGTCGCCGCGGCCTACGAGACCGGGCGCGGCAGCTTCCGCGTGCGGGGCCGGTTCCACGCCGCCGAAGCCGAAAAGGCCGAGGACCGCGAGGCAGGCATCGAGCGATTGGGCGGCGGGCAATGGCAGTTGGTGGTAAGCGAAATTCCCTACCAGGTTCCCAAGGGCAAGCTGATCGAACAGATCGCGCAGGCCATTGCCGACAAGAAGCTGCCGATCCTCGAGGACGTGCGCGACGAGAGCGACGAGCATATCCGCATCGTGCTCGTCCCGCGCAGCCGCAATGTCGATCCCGAACTGCTCAAGGAATCGCTCTACAAGCTGACCGATCTCGAAACGCGCTTCGGCCTCAATCTCAACGTGCTCGATGCCGGGCGCACGCCGATGGTGATGGGACTGAAGGAAGTCCTGACCCACTGGATCGCCAGCCAGATCGACATCCTTCAACGTCGCAGCCAACACCGGCTCGACCAGATCGCCCGCCGGCTGGAGCTGGTCGAAGGCTATATCATCGCCTTCCTCAATCTCGACCGCGTGATCGAAATCATCCGCACCGAGGACGAGCCCAAGCCGGTGATGATGGAGGAATTCAGCCTCACCGACCGGCAGGCCGAGGCGATCCTCAACATGCGGCTGCGCAGTTTGCGCAAGCTGGAAGAAATGCAGCTTCGCGGCGAGAAGGACGATCTGCTCAAGGAACAGGACGAGCTGGAAAAACTGCTCGGTTCGCCTGCCCGCCAGCGCACGCGATTGAAGCGAGACCTGAACGCCCTGCACAAGGAATATGGCAAGGATACCGATCTCGGCCGCCGACGCACGACGATCGATGAGGCCGCCCCCGCGGTCGAATTCAGCATGGATGCGATGATCGAAAAGGAACCGGTCACGGTGATCCTGTCGCAGAAGGGCTGGATCCGCGGGGCCAAGGGGCATCTGCCTCTGGACCAGGAGTTCAAATACAAGGAAGGCGACGGGCCTGCCTTCGTGTTTCACGCCCAGACCACGGACAAGTTGCTGCTGGCGACCGACAAGGGCCGGTTCTTCACTCTGGGCGCGGACAAACTGCCCGGTGCGCGCGGCTTCGGCGAGCCGGTGAGAAATACGCTCGATATCGAAGCGACCGCGCAGATCGTGGCGGTGGTGGTGCACGAAAAGGGCAAGCGGCTATTGCTCGCCGCGAGCACCGGCAAGGGTTTCGGAACCACGACCGACGAATTGCTGGCCGAAACCCGCAAGGGCAGACAGGTCGTCAATCTGAAGGGCGATGCGCGGCTCGCGGTGGTTCGGCCAATCGCGGCGGGCCACGATCATGTCGCGGTGGTGGGCGACAATCGCAAGCTGGTGGTTTTCAACCTCGAAGAACTGCCGACACTGTCGAAAGGGCAGGGGGTCAAGCTGCAGAACTATCGCGATGGGGGGCTGTCGGATGCGACCACGTTCACGCTCGCAGAGGGCCTGTCCTGGCAGATGGGCGGCAAGGGCGACCGCACGCGCACGGAAGGCGAAATGTGGCAATGGAAGGTTGCGCGCGGCGGCGCCGGACGCCTCCCGCCGCAGGGTTTCCCGCGCGACAACAAGTTCTGATGTCGTCCGTGTATGGGGAGCAGAGGTCCCGATCGCGCGCGCGAATTACATGTAACTAAAAAGCCGGAGGCGATTCCTCGCCCCCGGCCTTTGTAAACCCGTCCAAGGGTAGTGGGATTATTCCCCGGCGCTGTCGCCAGCGGGGGCAGCCTGCGCCATTGCAGCTTCGATCTGCGCATTGGTCAGCAGCGCCATCAGGCCATGCTCGCCGCCGCTGAAGTGTTCGCGCAGCAGCGTGACTTTATCGGTTTCGTCGCCGCCGCGAGCGATCACGACGTTGTCGCCATTGATTTCGAGCACGGTGCCGAGCGGTGCGTGTTCCGCGTCCATCGCCTGCGCACCCACGACCAGCGCGGCATCGCGCTTGGCAGCGGCTTCGGCGAGCTGCGCATCGATCATGCCGTCGATCTGCGCTTTGGTGACGGTAATGGTCGGGCCGGCTTCGCCCTCGCCATACATGTCGACCGCCAGCGGAACCTTATGCTTGCCGGTGTCGAGGACGGTCTGGCCGTTTTCGACCGAAACGATCGTGCCCACGGCATTGCCTTCGGGACCGGTCACGACTGCACCGGCAACGACCTGCTCGTTGGCCAGGGCGGGGGTGGCGGCGAGGGCGATGGCGGCAACGGCCAGCTTCGCGAATTTCATAATGCAACTCCAAGACTTGTTATTCTTACGACGCGGCTCCCCCACGCGCGAAACGCGCGATCGAGCCGATCAAACTGGAAAACGCGGGCGAGAGTGGATATTCTGCGCCACCCGCAAGTTCCCCAAAGGGAACCGGCGCTCTATTTCACGGATCGCATCTTTCTGCAACCGCGTGGCATTTATGCTACATTGCACCTTAAGCCAAGCTGAAGGATCGCAATTGCCCGTGGTCAGCGGGCAGCGAGTTCTTCGTCGAGGAGGGCCTCCACCCTTTCACGGGGCGGGAAATGCTCCTCGACCCATAATGTCTCGATCCGCTGGAGAATGCGCGCGACCTCCGGCCCCTTGCCCACACCGCGCGCGACGATCTCGCCCCCCTTCAAGGGAAAAACGGGCAGTTCCCATCCCATGATCGGCGCCGCATCCGCGCCACCGATCAACAGGCGATCGATCGCGCATTCCATGCCGACCATATAGGCGAGTCCGCGCGGGTGTTCGCCGTCACTTATCTCGCGGCGGGCGACACATACCAACCGGCTGCGCTGGCTGCGCGAAAGGCGCAGGCGGGCGGCCACCGTTTCGGCCACTGGCGGAATCGCGGGAAGCAGGGCTGCCAAGCGGCGCATGGGATCGGTTGCGATAGCGGCGTGTTTTTCGGCAGCGATCAGGCGTTCGAGCTGGTCGACCTCGCGTCTGCCGCTTTCCGGCAGCACATGATCGAGTACTCCCAACTCGCGCATTTTCGCGAGCGTCGCCGCTGGATCGGGCAGGGCCAGCAGGTTCAGCAATTCCTGACCGACCCGTTCTCGGCTCAGTCCCTTCAGGGTCGCGGCGAGTTCGCTGCAGGCACCGGTTGCCTCCGCATCCCAGGAATCGCCGAAGCGCGTGACGAAGCGGAAGTAGCGCAGGATGCGCAAATGATCTTCCCTGATCCGCGTCGCGGCATCGCCGATGAAGCGCACGTGCCGCGCGGCGAGATCGTCCAGCCCGCCGAAATAGTCGCTGATCTCCAGCGTTTCGGGATGCGCATAAAGCGCGTTGATGGTGAAATCGCGCCGCGCGGCGTCGTCCCGCCATTCCTCGCTGAAGGCAATCGTCGCGCGGCGCCCGTCGGTGGCGACATCGCGGCGCAGCGTCGTGATCTCGACACTGCCGTCGGAAAGGACCGCGGTGACCGTGCCGTGATCGATGCCGGTGGGGATGGTGCGGATGCCGGCAGCCTTGCAGCGATCGATCACGGTCGCGGGCAAGTGCCGCGTCGCCGCATCGATATCGTTCGCCTCGTGTCCCAACAGCGTATCGCGCACGCAGCCGCCGACCCAGCGGACATTCTGCGCCCCCAAGGCATCGACCAGCTTCGCAAGGCTCGCGCGCTGCGTCCACGCGGCCCGGGGAAGGCGCGCACTCGTGCTCATTCGCGGGCCTCCAGCCAGGCGACCCGCCGCGACAGGTTCCAGCAGATCGCCGCCGTCACGCCCCAGATCCTGTAGCCCTCGTGGTCCATTTCGAGATATTCGCGCATCGCGCCTTTCCAGAATACCGAATTGCGGCCCCATTGCGATGCATCCATCAGCTTGTCGAGCGGACATTCGAACCAGCTTTCGACTTCGCGCGGGTCGGGGCGAATGGGCAGATCGTGCGGTACCGTTGCCAGCACCGGGGTGATGTCGAACCCCGTGCCTGTCTGATAGCGATCGGTCGTGCCGATGACCCGGACCTGCTCTGGCTCGATATGCAATTCTTCCCATGCTTCGCGCAGCGCCGCCTCCACCGCATCTTCGCCATGGTCTAGCTTACCGCCGGGAAAGGCGACCTGGCCGGGATGATCGCGCATGGTGCGCGGGCGCTGGGTGAGCAGGACGGTGGGGTCGGGCTGTTCGGTCACGGCTATCAGCACGGCGGCGTCGGCCGTGCGTTCCGCATCGGCGAAGCGGCTGTCCGACATCAGATCGGTCATATCGCGGCTGTGGCCATGCTCGAACAAGCGGGTCAGGCGGTCGAAGATCGCACTCATGCGGGCAGCAGAGTGAAGCTCTGGCCACTGCTCGTCACGGACCAGTCGTCACCGCGTTCGAGCGCGATCCGGGCGAGCTGTTCATAGGTCGAGCGGTTGAGCCGCGCTTCGCATCCGCGCCTGACATGAACGTAGATGGCAGGACGATCGGCATTGCCCGCCGCCCGGATCGCATTGTCAGGCCCGGCCACCACCAATTCATCGGTGTTCAGCCGAAAGGCGAGATCGCCTTCGGTCTCGCTGACATCGGTGGCGATGAAACAGGCGTCTTCGACTTCGATCGACAGCTTCTGATAAGGCGTCACCAGCCAATAGCTGCCGTCTTCCTCGCGATTGATCAGCCCGGCAAAGGCGCGGACCATGGCCGTGCGCGCGATCGGCGAACCCTCGTGATACCAGGTCCCGTCGGCGGCAATGCGCATATGGCTCTCGCCGACATGTTCCGGTGACCACTCCTCCACCGGCGGCAGCCTGCGTTCGGCAACCGCTTCGGCGATCTGGGCGAGCGACAGTCCGGCGAGTTCGGGGGGCGGGGTGTAAGGCACGGCGCCAGCGATGGCAGAAGGTGGTGGGAGAGACAATCCGTGTCTTTCTTCGGGTGCGCCTTCGACATCCGTCGAAGGCTTGCGGCACCGGCCCACTCCCCCACCCGGCCACCCACGGCACGATACTGATTGGGTGGCCGGGTGGGGAGTGGGCCGGTGCCGCCGCAAGGGCAGGACGGATGTCCTGATCGCACGCACCAAAAAACTACCCTTCCCAAGGCCCAGCATTCCTTCGGCGGGCAGGATCGCCGGATTTCCGGTCCGCGCCAGCAGGCGGTGTTTCTCGAACGGGCCGGGCAGTGCCAGCCCCCGGTGTGCCTAGCAGTGAAGTCCCAGCGGTCGTAGTACTCCGGATCGCCGATCATGATCTGCGGCAGCGGTGCGGCGCCATCTTCGAACCCTGTATCGATCGCGCCCAGGCTGGCCGCCATCAGCGCCTTGCCGAACCCTTCGCCCTGCCGTCCGGGCATGACCGCGACAGGGCCGACCATGATCATCGGATGCGAGCGGCCCTGCGGGTCGGTCAGCGCCACGGGCCAGAGCTGGATCGTCCCGGCGAGATAATCCTCGTCGTCGAGCGCGGCGAAGCTAAGCCCCTCGAGCCAGTCCATGCCTTCGCGGATGCGATAGGCGGTGCGCGCATGACGCCCTTCGCCGAACGCGGCGTCGAGCAGATCTTCGACCAGCGCCGGATCGATCGCGGAAAGGGGGACGAGGCTCGCCATAGGGCGCGCCGCTTAGGGCCGCCCCCTGCCGCTGTCGATCAATTTCGGCTTAGCCCGGTGTTAGCTTGAGCAGCCGCCCGCCTTCGCCGTCCTCGATCACCCATAGCGCGCCATCCGGCTCCTGGGTCACGCCGCGAATGCGCTGTTCCATCGGATAGCGGGCCACTTCGCGCGCGTCCTCGCCATCGATCGCCACGCGGATGATGGCATTGGAAGACAGCCCCGCGATCAGCGCGTCGCCCTTCATGCCGGGGAACATGTCGCCGCGATAGAAGATCATCGATCCCGGCGCGATGACCGGGGTCCAGGTGATCGCGGGCAGGGCATAGGCATCGCTGGTGTCGTTGTCGGGGATCGGATCGCCATCGTAATGGATGCCGTCCGACACATTTGGCCAGCCGTAATTCGCGCCCTCGCGCACGAGGTTCAGCTCATCGCCGCCGCGCGGGCCGTGTTCCATGTCCCACAGCCGTCCCTGCGCATCGAAATCCATGCCGAGGATGTTGCGGTGGCCCCAGCTCCAGATGTCCGGCGATGCACCGCCCTGTCCGGCGAGCGGATTGCCTTGGGCGGGCGTGCCATCGAGATTGAGGCGGACGATACTGCCGAGATTGTTGGCGGTGTCCTGCGCCGGGTCGAGCTTCTGCCGGTCGCCGCTGGCAACGAACATGTATTGCTCGTCGGGGCTGAAGACGATGCGGTGCGAATAGTGGCCGCGCCCCGTGACCTTGTCCTGCCGCCAGATAACCGCGAGATCCTCGATCGCGCAGGTCTGGTGGTCTTCGCAGGACAATGTACCGCGCCCGACCACCGCGCCGCGCGTGTCGCCGCTCCCGGCCTCGGCCCAGCTCAGATAGATCGTGCGGCCAGACAGCGGGCTGCCAGCCTGCGACGGCAGGAAGGCGACATCGCCCATCCCGCCCTGGCCGCCATAGTCGACTTCCGGAACGCCGGTGAAGAA
This window encodes:
- a CDS encoding DUF4349 domain-containing protein, with amino-acid sequence MRKRLLAGSALLLVLAACSGAESDTVERVTTMDIEAADAASYEMAAPPPPPAMASQASEGEASDTISGGGEIPVGRPQVAYRYAYGFRLPSNAIRPLQERHADMCEAKGPDVCRIISMDQAENEGDYAYGSLTLAVRARDARSFGKDLANASGKVDGELVSSSIEGEDLSKRIVDTEARLRARSVLRDRLMEVLRNRRGTVSELVAAERGVAQVNEEIDQAQSWLAEMRGRVAYSNMTVTYESGKPAIGGFAQPIRNAWNSLGGIFGTMISILIVLLAVLVPLGLLAWLGVKVWRRFGLSTGIGDGWTKPENTETS
- a CDS encoding type 1 glutamine amidotransferase domain-containing protein translates to MTKRVMILATDGFEQSELMKPKANLENAGIETEVVSLESGEIKGWQDKDWGESVAVDKTVDEVSSCEGYDALLLPGGQMNPDILRMNERAVAIVREFGMANKPIAAICHAPWLLAEAGLIDGKTVTGWPSIRTDLKNAGAKVVDEEATVDGNLITSRNPDDIPAFSKALIEMLGESVDKRELETA
- a CDS encoding ion transporter; translation: MSLRDKVRQLVETRAFERFIIAVIVINAIGLGLETSPAIMARFGSVLVALDAIALGIFVVELTLKLFAYGWRFFRNGWNVFDLAIVTVALMPAAGAFSVLRALRILRALRLISVVPSMRKVIIGLFSAIPSIGTVIVMLLLLFYISAVMATKLFGGAFPEWFGNLGASLYSLFQIMTLESWSMGIVRPVMEVFPYAWAFFVPFILLTSFIVLNLFIGVIVNAMAEATEDEAHDEREEILRELKGLREDIAGLKRGED
- the parC gene encoding DNA topoisomerase IV subunit A, coding for MADVTDIPDSDPFDTIVDAPFDSALSERYLVYALSTITARSLPDLRDGLKPVHRRLLWTMRQLKLDPTSGFKKSARVVGEVIGKYHPHGDTAAYDAMVRLAQDFALRYPLVEGQGNFGNIDGDNAAAYRYTEARLTKTAMRLMEGLDAGTVDFIPTYNNEEEEPEIMPGLFPNLLANGASGIAVGMATNIPSHNVAEIVDATLEVIDNPHVEHARLMELFKGPDFATGGIVAESAETVAAAYETGRGSFRVRGRFHAAEAEKAEDREAGIERLGGGQWQLVVSEIPYQVPKGKLIEQIAQAIADKKLPILEDVRDESDEHIRIVLVPRSRNVDPELLKESLYKLTDLETRFGLNLNVLDAGRTPMVMGLKEVLTHWIASQIDILQRRSQHRLDQIARRLELVEGYIIAFLNLDRVIEIIRTEDEPKPVMMEEFSLTDRQAEAILNMRLRSLRKLEEMQLRGEKDDLLKEQDELEKLLGSPARQRTRLKRDLNALHKEYGKDTDLGRRRTTIDEAAPAVEFSMDAMIEKEPVTVILSQKGWIRGAKGHLPLDQEFKYKEGDGPAFVFHAQTTDKLLLATDKGRFFTLGADKLPGARGFGEPVRNTLDIEATAQIVAVVVHEKGKRLLLAASTGKGFGTTTDELLAETRKGRQVVNLKGDARLAVVRPIAAGHDHVAVVGDNRKLVVFNLEELPTLSKGQGVKLQNYRDGGLSDATTFTLAEGLSWQMGGKGDRTRTEGEMWQWKVARGGAGRLPPQGFPRDNKF
- a CDS encoding CCA tRNA nucleotidyltransferase; this encodes MSTSARLPRAAWTQRASLAKLVDALGAQNVRWVGGCVRDTLLGHEANDIDAATRHLPATVIDRCKAAGIRTIPTGIDHGTVTAVLSDGSVEITTLRRDVATDGRRATIAFSEEWRDDAARRDFTINALYAHPETLEISDYFGGLDDLAARHVRFIGDAATRIREDHLRILRYFRFVTRFGDSWDAEATGACSELAATLKGLSRERVGQELLNLLALPDPAATLAKMRELGVLDHVLPESGRREVDQLERLIAAEKHAAIATDPMRRLAALLPAIPPVAETVAARLRLSRSQRSRLVCVARREISDGEHPRGLAYMVGMECAIDRLLIGGADAAPIMGWELPVFPLKGGEIVARGVGKGPEVARILQRIETLWVEEHFPPRERVEALLDEELAAR
- a CDS encoding CoA pyrophosphatase; protein product: MSAIFDRLTRLFEHGHSRDMTDLMSDSRFADAERTADAAVLIAVTEQPDPTVLLTQRPRTMRDHPGQVAFPGGKLDHGEDAVEAALREAWEELHIEPEQVRVIGTTDRYQTGTGFDITPVLATVPHDLPIRPDPREVESWFECPLDKLMDASQWGRNSVFWKGAMREYLEMDHEGYRIWGVTAAICWNLSRRVAWLEARE
- a CDS encoding DUF1285 domain-containing protein, translated to MPYTPPPELAGLSLAQIAEAVAERRLPPVEEWSPEHVGESHMRIAADGTWYHEGSPIARTAMVRAFAGLINREEDGSYWLVTPYQKLSIEVEDACFIATDVSETEGDLAFRLNTDELVVAGPDNAIRAAGNADRPAIYVHVRRGCEARLNRSTYEQLARIALERGDDWSVTSSGQSFTLLPA
- a CDS encoding PQQ-dependent sugar dehydrogenase, with the translated sequence MAHYPLLAVILPLAIGLASCSNAANVDTDGATNAAVADTGEFDGNFAVAEMGTYDEPWAVTFIPGTEIVVVSEKAGGLKGYDTEAGKALFFTGVPEVDYGGQGGMGDVAFLPSQAGSPLSGRTIYLSWAEAGSGDTRGAVVGRGTLSCEDHQTCAIEDLAVIWRQDKVTGRGHYSHRIVFSPDEQYMFVASGDRQKLDPAQDTANNLGSIVRLNLDGTPAQGNPLAGQGGASPDIWSWGHRNILGMDFDAQGRLWDMEHGPRGGDELNLVREGANYGWPNVSDGIHYDGDPIPDNDTSDAYALPAITWTPVIAPGSMIFYRGDMFPGMKGDALIAGLSSNAIIRVAIDGEDAREVARYPMEQRIRGVTQEPDGALWVIEDGEGGRLLKLTPG